A stretch of DNA from Shewanella sediminis HAW-EB3:
TTGCTGTTGCAGGTGATGGATCACGGTACCTTAACGGACAACAATGGTCGTAAGGCCGATTTCAGGCATGTGACGCTGGTGATGACGACCAATGCGGGTGTTCAGGAGACGGTGAGAAAGTCGATAGGCTTTAAGCAACAAGATCACAGTCTGGATGCACTGTCTGAGATCAATAAAGTCTTTTCACCGGAATTCAGAAACCGCTTGGACGAGATCATCTGGTTCAACCACCTCGATATGATGGTGATTGCTAAGGTTGTAGATAAGTTCCTCGTCGAACTTCAAGCTCAACTCGATGATAAAGGCGTGACTTTAGATGTCACCGATGAAGCCAGAACCTTACTTGCAGAGAAAGGTTATGACAAGTCGATGGGAGCAAGGCCTATGGCAAGAGTCGTTACCGAATTGATTAAGCGGCCGTTAGCCGATGAGATCCTGTTCGGCGACCTTGAGAAGGGTGGTGTTGCCCATGTCGATATCAATAAAGATGAAATCGTTATCTCTATCAAGAGTCCAGAGAAAGTGAACGGCTGATGTTGCCGTGTTTATTGGAATAAAAAAAAGGCTGCAACTGCAGCCTTTTTTAATACGATTGAAATAAAAAAACCGGCTTTGCCGGTTTTTAAAAATCTGTTATTGCTAACTTAGCGTGAACGGAAGACGATGCGACCTTTGCTCAAATCGTAAGGGGTCAGCTGAACTGTGACCTTATCACCGGTCAAAATTCTAATGTAGTTTTTGCGCATTTTGCCTGAGATGTGTGCAATCACAACGTGACCGTTCTCTAGCTCTACACGAAACATTGTGTTCGGCAAGGTTTCAAGGATCGTGCCTTGCATCTCAATGTTGTCTTCTTTCGCCATTAATCAGTTATCCTGTTAGCCTTCAAATATTAAAAACGGGCGTATCATGCCGCAATTTGCCGCTCCTGTAAAGAAAAGGTTAGCCTAAGCGTGATAAATAGCCAAGGGGAGGCGAAGGGTAAAGATTGGCTAATTGGTTTTATTCTTCAGGAGTTTGCTGCCAACCGGATGAAGTTAAAATCTGATATGGCATATAGTCTCGTTTATAGTTCATCTTTCTGGATTCATCGATCTGATATCCAAGGTAGATGAACTCTTTGTGCATGAGTTTTGCCAGGCGGCATTGGATCAAAATCAGTAGTGAACCCAAGGAGCGTTTATGTTCATCGGGAGCAAAAAAGCTGTAGATGGCCGATAAACTGTTTGGCAGTATATCGGTAACGGCAACGCCGATGAGTCTATCGTTATTCCACAGTTCAATAAATATGGGATCGAGCCAGCCTGAATCGATAAAATGATTATACTGTTCCCTCGAAGCGGGGTACATAGGACCATCTTTGTGTCTTACATTGATGTAAGTCTCGTAAAGTTCATAATGGTGCTCGGCTTGCTTTTCGACAATTTTCCAAATGAGATCCTGGTTATTCTTCAGGGTTCTTTTTTGCCTTCTTGAAGCCGTGAATAAAAAGGAGGGGATCCTAATTGGCAGACAGGCGTTACAATGTGGACATTGGGGCTTATAGATGGTACCGCCGCTACGCCTGAAACCTAGCGCTAAGAGTTGCTCGAATAGTGCCAACCCGATATTGTCCTCCTGAAGGACCAATAACTGTTCTAACTCTGTTTCGATATAGCTGCAGGGAAAGGTTTTCGTTATTCCGACCGATATAGGCTGTGATTTAAAGCTCAAGAAATACCTCTTTTACTACCCAGGAGTTCGAGGCGACCTTACCGTCACGAAAACGTTTAAGTAGATTAATAAAATCTTTTCTCTTTAATGCGGTAGCGCCTAGTGATTCAAGATGCGGATTCACCACCTGAGCGTCTATTAGTTTGAACCCTTGTTTTAAAAGATACTGATGTAATACCAGCATGGCAGCTTTAGAAGCATTTGTCTGTGTATGAAACATCGACTCGCCACAGAAAACTTGCCCTATAGCCAGTCCGTATAATCCCCCAATCAGTGTCTCTTCATCCCAGACCTCAACAGAGTGTGCCAGCCCCTGTTTGTGTAGCTCAAGGTAGGCGTGTTGAATGTCTTGGGTGATCCATGTGCCATCCTGCGCAGCCCTGGGTGCAGCACAACCGATCATCACCTCTTTAAAGGCGCGGTTTATGGTAAAGGTCCAGGTTTGTTTCTTAAGCGACTTGATCAAGCTTCGGCTGGCCTTCATCGTGCCGGGAACGAACACTGCCCGTGGATCGGGAGACCACCAAAGAATAGGGTCGTCGGCATTAAACCAGGGGAAAATACCTTCGTAATAGGCATTTAACAGTCGAGTCGGATGTAAGTCTCCACCGATAGCGAGCAGACCATTAGGATCGGTTAGTGCATATTCCGGTGAAGGAAACCTTTCGAGCTCATGATTTAAATAGGACAGTGAGTTCACAATTGAGTAATATTATCTTTATGAGACCTTCTTATAAGTTAGCGGAAAACTGATTATGTTGAAACCTAGTATTAGTCGCTTATTCTACGTTTGCTTGTTTTTTAGCATATTTTTGCCGGCGCATGCCGATTATGATCGTAACCAGGCTGTACCCGTTGAGAAAGTGGTCTACGGTAGTATTGTTTCTGTCAGGAATATCACTCAGAAACAGCTGGTAGAGGATAGAAATCAAGGCTGGAAAACCTTCGGTGGTGCCCTTATTGGTGGTGTCGTCGGTCATCAATTCGGTGGTGGAAGCGGCAAGGATGTTGCGACCGTACTCGGTGCACTGATTGGTGCCGGGATTGGCAACCGTCATGGTGACTCGAGTTATGTCCAGGAATTAAAATTGGTTGAATTAATGATAAAGCAAGATGATGGCGAGCAAGTGATGATTATTCAGGACTTAGACCCGGGAATGGTTTTCAATGCAGGGGATGAAGTCCGGGTGGTTTATCTTCAAGGTGGCGTAAGAGTCGATCGTGCCATGTAATGGGTTTTAGCTATGCGGATTGATATTGTACAAAACCCGAATAAATAAAAAGGAGCCATTGGCTCCTTTTTATTTATAGCGAGTAGAATCGGGACTAGAAACCGCGAGGTAGCTGTCCTTTTCCTGCAAGTTTCTCACGCCATAACTCTTTCGGTGTTTTACCACCGCCAGCATTATCAGACTTGGCTTTCTTCGTTGCCGGAGCCTTTTTGGCTACCGCTTTAGGCTTTGTGGTTTTAGCCACAGGTTTCGCTTTAGCTTCAGTTGCTGCCTGAGGTGAAGTTTCGCCGTTCATTTCGGCTAGCATGCTCTCGAGTTCACTGAAACGTAGTGACTTACCGCCATCGATTTTGTACCAGCTTCCCTTTTGCTCGATTGTTACAGCACTACCTTGCTTGTCGGCTAAGGCAGACTCTAACGCGCTGATAACCTCTTCTTTGGTCAGTTTTGACATAGTTATAACCTATTTATTTTAATGTTTACCTGAAGGTTTGAGCCAATTTTATAGGTGAAACTGGTATAAAGTCCAATTTTCACTGAAAATCTGACGTTTTAATCGATTTTATGAGCATAATGCGACTAAAATCATAGCTAACCCGGTAACAATCAGGCGATTTAGTTACCACTTAGTTTAGTTAATAATCAGGTGGGCATGAGGGCTGTGTCATTATATACCAATTACATTAAGTATATGCTCAATTCAGAGCCCCTCAGGGCTTTCAATTCAAGGCGCATTGATGAGGAAATGGTTATTCCCTTTTAAGTCAATGCAAAGTAGAAGTGGAAGTCCTGAGGCGTTCACTTAGTGCGGGTTTCAAAGCCCTTTATGCAGCGTTAAGCACTTTCGATATACGACTGCATGGATGCAGAAGGTAGAGCAACGCAGGAGCCTGTTGCCGAGAATAACTATTAGCATCAAGTACTCGCCTTGCCTACAGGGCTTTGAATTCCCGCTGAATGAGCAGTTATTCAATGTAATTGGTATTATTGATCGGTTACACTTCCACAAAAGAATAATCAAGGGCGTTTCAATGACACGTACAGAGCTAAGCCGATATCTTTCAGAGTTTCTTCAGATTTCCAACTATAAAGACTATGCCCCCAATGGATTACAAGTGGAAGGACGTTCAAAGATTGCCACTATAGTCACAGGGGTAACGGCTTGCCAGGCATTGATCGACCGAGCCATAGCGTTAAATGCCGATGCGATTCTCGTACATCATGGTTTCTTCTGGAAAGGGGAGCCTGAAGTCATCACGGGAATGAAGC
This window harbors:
- the infA gene encoding translation initiation factor IF-1, with amino-acid sequence MAKEDNIEMQGTILETLPNTMFRVELENGHVVIAHISGKMRKNYIRILTGDKVTVQLTPYDLSKGRIVFRSR
- a CDS encoding arginyltransferase, coding for MSFKSQPISVGITKTFPCSYIETELEQLLVLQEDNIGLALFEQLLALGFRRSGGTIYKPQCPHCNACLPIRIPSFLFTASRRQKRTLKNNQDLIWKIVEKQAEHHYELYETYINVRHKDGPMYPASREQYNHFIDSGWLDPIFIELWNNDRLIGVAVTDILPNSLSAIYSFFAPDEHKRSLGSLLILIQCRLAKLMHKEFIYLGYQIDESRKMNYKRDYMPYQILTSSGWQQTPEE
- the aat gene encoding leucyl/phenylalanyl-tRNA--protein transferase — encoded protein: MNSLSYLNHELERFPSPEYALTDPNGLLAIGGDLHPTRLLNAYYEGIFPWFNADDPILWWSPDPRAVFVPGTMKASRSLIKSLKKQTWTFTINRAFKEVMIGCAAPRAAQDGTWITQDIQHAYLELHKQGLAHSVEVWDEETLIGGLYGLAIGQVFCGESMFHTQTNASKAAMLVLHQYLLKQGFKLIDAQVVNPHLESLGATALKRKDFINLLKRFRDGKVASNSWVVKEVFLEL
- a CDS encoding glycine zipper 2TM domain-containing protein, which codes for MLKPSISRLFYVCLFFSIFLPAHADYDRNQAVPVEKVVYGSIVSVRNITQKQLVEDRNQGWKTFGGALIGGVVGHQFGGGSGKDVATVLGALIGAGIGNRHGDSSYVQELKLVELMIKQDDGEQVMIIQDLDPGMVFNAGDEVRVVYLQGGVRVDRAM